Below is a genomic region from Equus quagga isolate Etosha38 chromosome 17, UCLA_HA_Equagga_1.0, whole genome shotgun sequence.
AGAGCCTGCCCAaatccacaagaaaaaagctCTTCACCATCAAGCCACAGTCAGGGACCTAAAGAGAACAAGAGTGACCCTGCCCTTGGTCCTACAGCGCTTTCCCCACCCAGCTTGTACCCCTCTGTGGATGAGCGACTATTGCCCAGAAAGATCAGGCTGAGTCGCTCAAAACTGTCTCCTGATGTCTGTACATCTAAGCCTTCCAGCGTTTCAAGTGGACCCAGCTCAGTGCCCACAGCCCCTGGCCGGCGTCTTTGGCGGCAGAAGAGTATAAATAAAGAAGTGCCAGAGGACAAGCAGAAACCAGGGAGAGGTAGTCCTCTACAGAACACCCCAAACCCCTCTAGTCTCGGAAAGACAGGTGGGAGCAAGAAGCGGAGCCCTGAAGTCAGGGCACCTCATTCAGACTCTGCAGAGGAGGGGCAGGTTGGGAGAGTGAAACTTCGAAAGATTGTCAACGGGACATGTTGGGAAGTCGTGCAAGAGCCTCCCCTCAAAAACTCTCAAGTTAGCCCTCAGACCTCAGAACCTGGAGACTTGGAAGAGTCCCCTCCAGAGACTCAGCCATCCTCCATTAAGGAGCAGGAAATGTCATCTGCTAGAATAGGTCTGTGTCAGGACTCCCCCCTTTGCTCTAGGCTACAAGACATTCTGCTCTCGGCTAGCCGCTCCCCGGACCACCAGGTGGTGAAGTCCAAGTTTGGGTCCAGTTCAGAGCTGGTAGGGAAGGAAACTGGGTTGGATATTGACTGCAGAGAACCCTATGCATTTGACACAGCCCTGCTTGGGCAACCCTGTGAAGCTGAGGAGTACCGAATCACAAGTGCTGCTGCCACCAGTGAGCTGGAGGAGATCCTTGACTTCATGCTTTGTGGCTCAGATATTGAGCCACCCATAGGGTCTCTGGAGAGTCCTGAAGCTGAGGGCTGCAGGACCCCTAGTTATCACCTGACGGAAACAGGAAAAAACTGGATTGAAAGGGAAGAATGGTGTTTGCCAGACATGGAACTCTGGCCCAGGGAGCTCACAGGACTGGAAAAGGAACCTGTTGGTGAGAGCAAAGAGCCAGTTGAGCCCTTTAGCCCCCTTGTCATGCCCTCTGAGAACAAAGCACCAGTTGAACCCCTTAGCCCCCTAGTCATGCCCTCTGAGATGAGTGAAGAGGAGGTGCTTTCAGTGGGAGGCTCTTGGACTCCAGAGCTGGAAATCACCAGCTCCCAGCCACCGGATGGTCAGAAAGACAAGCTTGTCCACATTGACTCCTGTGACCCTCCCCAAAGGTCCTATGAGGACCTCTCGCCTCCATGTTCAAACTGGGTGAAGACTCCACTGGAAGTGTCCCTAACTATGGATGAGGTATTGTGCCCTTCTCCAGAGGCAGGCAAGGTGGTGTCTGGCAACTCTGAGTTGTTGAGCCCACTTCCTGCTAGCTCTGAAGAGGAAGAGATTGATGTGGTGGACTGGACATCAGAGGGGAGGCTGGTGCCCACCAGTTTTCCCTCCGTATGGCCCGACCCTTCCTCAGAGTCAGAAACAGAGGTAGACATACTAACGTagtggagtggggagggcaggtcAGGGGCAATGGGAGGGTAGGAACTGTTGACCAGCAAAAGGTGTATCGACAGAGGCTAGCATATGCCCTGTCCTCTTAGCACAAGAGGCAGGTGTACCCATGGCTCTCTGTatgtcccttcctcccctccccaggctttCAGAGCTGGGCAGTAGTACCACAGGTAGAAAACCATCTTATTTCTCTGTAATCTGTTTTCCAATTAGTGACAAACAAGTG
It encodes:
- the BTBD18 gene encoding BTB/POZ domain-containing protein 18, with product MCSPASPKILYRNPRFLRLAFLQLHHQQQSGVFCDVLLQAEGEAVPAHCCILSACSPFFTERLERERPAQGRKVVLELGGLKIRTLRKLVDFLYTSEMEVSREEAQDVLSAARQLRVSELESLQLEGGKLVKAPQGRRLNRECLQPPSAAPISARVVASSRRPRTPLPVTQTPSPLGAVRLKSSGKEEGPLEKSNRQNAENLSGTLLLKRKARACPNPQEKSSSPSSHSQGPKENKSDPALGPTALSPPSLYPSVDERLLPRKIRLSRSKLSPDVCTSKPSSVSSGPSSVPTAPGRRLWRQKSINKEVPEDKQKPGRGSPLQNTPNPSSLGKTGGSKKRSPEVRAPHSDSAEEGQVGRVKLRKIVNGTCWEVVQEPPLKNSQVSPQTSEPGDLEESPPETQPSSIKEQEMSSARIGLCQDSPLCSRLQDILLSASRSPDHQVVKSKFGSSSELVGKETGLDIDCREPYAFDTALLGQPCEAEEYRITSAAATSELEEILDFMLCGSDIEPPIGSLESPEAEGCRTPSYHLTETGKNWIEREEWCLPDMELWPRELTGLEKEPVGESKEPVEPFSPLVMPSENKAPVEPLSPLVMPSEMSEEEVLSVGGSWTPELEITSSQPPDGQKDKLVHIDSCDPPQRSYEDLSPPCSNWVKTPLEVSLTMDEVLCPSPEAGKVVSGNSELLSPLPASSEEEEIDVVDWTSEGRLVPTSFPSVWPDPSSESETEVDILT